A genomic stretch from Engraulis encrasicolus isolate BLACKSEA-1 chromosome 12, IST_EnEncr_1.0, whole genome shotgun sequence includes:
- the LOC134459804 gene encoding delta-like protein C, whose product MSSAPNVTASPVEGRFFWNVELPTCGDLQCHSNGECVTHGETTVCECRLGYVGEFCRDTVNEALSLKLTLGTLAIILGILLAAFLFAKLRQKKKAQIRQATDKERERLKLEGEWA is encoded by the exons ATGTCATCAGCCCCCAATGTCACCGCCTCCCCAGTGGAGGGCCGCTTCTTCTGGAACGTCGAGCTGCCCACCTGCGGCGACCTCCAGTGTCACAGCAATGGCGAGTGCGTGACCCACGGCGAGACCACGGTCTGCGAGTGTCGCCTGGGCTACGTGGGGGAGTTCTGCCGGGACACGGTCAACGAGGCGCTGTCCCTCAAGCTGACGCTGGGCACACTGGCCATCATCCTGGGAATCCTCCTCGCTGCCTTCCTCTTCGCCAAGCTCAGGCAGAAGAAGAAAGCGCAGATCAG GCAAGCCactgacaaagagagggagagactgaagCTCGAGGGAGAATGGGCTTAG
- the spp1 gene encoding osteopontin isoform X2 — MRAVIVFVLLFASVFCHPVVKRSASSSESSEEVARPAQAIRRPTQALTLKAAEPAAIDAGVATATAAAADSDESSETSEETEETEESVSESTESGEAPPPSASPAGTTAFPVTIVVPTFPEVTDSGRGDSMGGRGDSYGYGYGYSDYSDYKKSMLYEENAIVEKEPAPYKSYADPKLGQVNLVSSKKSGPGFEDAASANDVEKTLKVYKALQVHDEILEEDTSTPEVESQGLDTSSISTSVSSSSSSSDSSSSSSSSAQDEASLKQAPVVEVSPSAAEAPSSSQSVSDSQSQSQSQSESQSEEAGPAGAAAMEASGTLAEAQAGESESTSADSDGTSESASASASQEGVDEESESSEEGAATATPGAADSDESEDSEESESNSDEQVVEPTSEAPILVITAK; from the exons ATGAGGGCCGTCATTGTTTTCGTGCTGCTTTTCGCAAGCGTCTTCTGCCACCCTGTA GTGAAACGTTCAGCAAGCAGTTCAGAGAGCTCGGAAGAAGTG GCGAGGCCTGCACAGGCTATTCGTAGACCCACACAAGCGCTGACCCTCAAGGCTGCAGAACCG GCGGCCATTGATGCTGGTGTTGCCactgccaccgctgctgctgcagaTTCAGACGAGAGCTCAGAGACATCCGAGGAAACAGAG gagacagaggagagcgtTAGCGAGAGCACCGAGTCGGGAGAGGCGCCCCCCCCATCGGCATCGCCCGCTGGCACCACCGCCTTCCCCGTCACTATCGTGGTGCCCACCTTCCCCGAGGTTACCGACAGCGGGCGTGGTGACAGCATGGGCGGCCGCGGCGACAGCTATGGCTACGGCTACGGCTACAGCGACTACAGCGACTACAAGAAGTCCATGCTGTACGAGGAGAACGCCATCGTGGAGAAGGAGCCCGCGCCCTACAAGTCCTACGCCGACCCGAAACTGGGCCAGGTCAACCTGGTCAGCAGCAAGAAGTCCGGGCCCGGGTTCGAGGATGCCGCCAGCGCCAACGACGTGGAGAAGACCCTCAAGGTTTACAAG GCCCTCCAGGTGCACGACGAGATCCTGGAGGAGGATACCAGCACGCCCGAGGTGGAGAGCCAGGGCCTGGATACctccagcatcagcaccagtgtcagctccagctccagctccagtgacagctccagctccagctccagcagcgCCCAGGACGAGGCCTCTCTGAAGCAGGCACCCGTCGTTGAGGTCAGCCCCTCAGCGGCTGAAGCTCCATCGTCGTCCCAGAGCGTCAGCgacagccagagccagagccagagccagagcgagAGCCAGAGCGAGGAGGCTGGGCCTGCTGGGGCCGCTGCCATGGAAGCTTCTGGCACCCTGGCAGAGGCGCAGgccggagagagcgagagcaccaGCGCGGACAGCGACGGCACCAGCGAGAGCGCCAGCGCCAGCGCCAGCCAGGAGGGCGTGGACGAGGAGTCGGAGAGCAGCGAGGAAGGGGCAGCCACGGCGACGCCCGGCGCGGCCGACAGCGACGAGAGCGAGGACAGCGAGGAGTCCGAGTCCAACTCGGACGAGCAGGTGGTGGAGCCCACCAGCGAAGCGCCCATCCTTGTCATCACCGCCAAGTAA
- the cldn23.1 gene encoding claudin 23a — protein sequence MPSGTFYHYRTPGILIFGMVLAPCGWVLDLTSTVAPNWRTIHTIPSESTDTFLQQGIWDICRASTTSREIECNQPDEPYFDEQIIEIAQGMMVASLIVTLIGIAVAIPGVRCWRERPNWTVAGLGGLLIFCSGVLTIIPIAWYTHIITNITAPSTDIRVGYCIILGYIGGILEVLGGFVMFIGICRCCNGKNRSEVVVADTGKSTRNQPPPRRITVPSIPRTTSSASSVPYTRDSFGPTDFPRAKSNHGNSKASSSYGGAPYDADL from the coding sequence ATGCCATCGGGCACCTTCTACCACTATCGGACGCCTGGCATCCTGATCTTCGGGATGGTGTTGGCGCCGTGCGGATGGGTCCTCGACCTTACCAGCACGGTTGCTCCGAACTGGAGAACTATCCATACCATACCCAGTGAATCCACCGACACTTTCCTTCAACAAGGGATATGGGACATCTGCCGTGCGTCGACCACATCAAGGGAAATCGAGTGCAACCAACCGGACGAGCCTTACTTCGACGAGCAAATCATTGAGATTGCCCAAGGCATGATGGTGGCGTCGCTTATTGTCACGTTGATTGGCATCGCCGTTGCAATCCCTGGTGTGCGGTGCTGGAGGGAGAGGCCGAACTGGACCGTGGCGGGCCTCGGCGGCCTCCTGATTTTCTGCTCCGGTGTGCTGACGATCATCCCCATCGCTTGGTACACGCACATTATCACCAACATCACGGCTCCATCCACCGACATCCGAGTGGGCTACTGCATAATACTTGGCTACATTGGCGGCATCCTGGAAGTCCTGGGCGGCTTCGTCATGTTCATCGGAATATGCCGCTGCTGCAACGGAAAAAACCGAAgcgaggtggtggtggcggacaCCGGGAAGTCCACCCGTAACCAGCCGCCTCCCAGGAGGATTACTGTCCCCAGCATCCCTCGCACAACGAGCAGCGCAAGCAGCGTGCCATACACCAGGGACTCTTTCGGCCCCACCGATTTCCCAAGGGCAAAGAGCAACCACGGTAACTCCAAAGCAAGCTCATCCTACGGTGGCGCACCATACGACGCGGATTTGTGA
- the spp1 gene encoding osteopontin isoform X1, producing MRAVIVFVLLFASVFCHPVVKRSASSSESSEEVARPAQAIRRPTQALTLKAAEPAAIDAGVATATAAAADSDESSETSEETEESNTTSDDDSADSADSADSADTNESETEESVSESTESGEAPPPSASPAGTTAFPVTIVVPTFPEVTDSGRGDSMGGRGDSYGYGYGYSDYSDYKKSMLYEENAIVEKEPAPYKSYADPKLGQVNLVSSKKSGPGFEDAASANDVEKTLKVYKALQVHDEILEEDTSTPEVESQGLDTSSISTSVSSSSSSSDSSSSSSSSAQDEASLKQAPVVEVSPSAAEAPSSSQSVSDSQSQSQSQSESQSEEAGPAGAAAMEASGTLAEAQAGESESTSADSDGTSESASASASQEGVDEESESSEEGAATATPGAADSDESEDSEESESNSDEQVVEPTSEAPILVITAK from the exons ATGAGGGCCGTCATTGTTTTCGTGCTGCTTTTCGCAAGCGTCTTCTGCCACCCTGTA GTGAAACGTTCAGCAAGCAGTTCAGAGAGCTCGGAAGAAGTG GCGAGGCCTGCACAGGCTATTCGTAGACCCACACAAGCGCTGACCCTCAAGGCTGCAGAACCG GCGGCCATTGATGCTGGTGTTGCCactgccaccgctgctgctgcagaTTCAGACGAGAGCTCAGAGACATCCGAGGAAACAGAG GAGTCCAACACGACCTCTGACGATGACAGCGCAGACAGCGCAGACAGTGCAGACAGCGCTGACACCAATGAGAGC gagacagaggagagcgtTAGCGAGAGCACCGAGTCGGGAGAGGCGCCCCCCCCATCGGCATCGCCCGCTGGCACCACCGCCTTCCCCGTCACTATCGTGGTGCCCACCTTCCCCGAGGTTACCGACAGCGGGCGTGGTGACAGCATGGGCGGCCGCGGCGACAGCTATGGCTACGGCTACGGCTACAGCGACTACAGCGACTACAAGAAGTCCATGCTGTACGAGGAGAACGCCATCGTGGAGAAGGAGCCCGCGCCCTACAAGTCCTACGCCGACCCGAAACTGGGCCAGGTCAACCTGGTCAGCAGCAAGAAGTCCGGGCCCGGGTTCGAGGATGCCGCCAGCGCCAACGACGTGGAGAAGACCCTCAAGGTTTACAAG GCCCTCCAGGTGCACGACGAGATCCTGGAGGAGGATACCAGCACGCCCGAGGTGGAGAGCCAGGGCCTGGATACctccagcatcagcaccagtgtcagctccagctccagctccagtgacagctccagctccagctccagcagcgCCCAGGACGAGGCCTCTCTGAAGCAGGCACCCGTCGTTGAGGTCAGCCCCTCAGCGGCTGAAGCTCCATCGTCGTCCCAGAGCGTCAGCgacagccagagccagagccagagccagagcgagAGCCAGAGCGAGGAGGCTGGGCCTGCTGGGGCCGCTGCCATGGAAGCTTCTGGCACCCTGGCAGAGGCGCAGgccggagagagcgagagcaccaGCGCGGACAGCGACGGCACCAGCGAGAGCGCCAGCGCCAGCGCCAGCCAGGAGGGCGTGGACGAGGAGTCGGAGAGCAGCGAGGAAGGGGCAGCCACGGCGACGCCCGGCGCGGCCGACAGCGACGAGAGCGAGGACAGCGAGGAGTCCGAGTCCAACTCGGACGAGCAGGTGGTGGAGCCCACCAGCGAAGCGCCCATCCTTGTCATCACCGCCAAGTAA
- the wu:fk95d07 gene encoding uncharacterized protein wu:fk95d07, translating to MRRALILLACLLAACQAVPVQTEQEAQEEGPPQPQQLQDAPPFLQQPQEQISAGGSDPSAPSRSVYYPVPPAAGFLGMDYFQQANWNPYTMPYSGLYNYNYGYPYGGNYPSGYPGYPYANLQNTLHPLLQNQLQTGYAYPPIVINLPNRAGQN from the exons ATGAGGAGAGCATTGATTCTGCTGGCCTGTCTCCTGGCTGCTTGCCAGGCTGTTCCC GTACAGACAGAGCAGGAGGCCCAGGAAGAAGGACCACCACAG CCCCAGCAGCTCCAAGACGCCCCTCCGTTCCTGCAGCAGCCCCAGGAGCAGATCAGCGCCGGTGGCAGCGACCCCTCTGCTCCTTCCAGAAGCGTCTACTACCCCGTGCCTCCTGCAGCCGGCTTCCTGGGCATGGACTACTTCCAGCAAGCCAACTGGAACCCCTACACTATGCCATACTCGGGcctctataactataactatggCTACCCCTACGGTGGCAATTATCCCTCCGGTTACCCTGGTTATCCCTATGCTAACCTTCAAAATACCCTGCATCCCCTTTTGCAGAACCAACTTCAGACTGGCTATGCTTACCCTCCCATTGTCATCAACCTACCAAACAGAGCTGGACAGAACTAA